One genomic window of Hymenobacter sp. BRD128 includes the following:
- a CDS encoding DUF4942 domain-containing protein has product MLNNEFFPTPERVIRQMLSPWLGAVAHCRDRAKLSELTILEPSAGSGAIVDYIVRHIDNVERGCYGRDKSRNIYTCELDPDLKATLDGKGYKVLAHDFLTYEGDHQFDLIILNPPFSRGCEHVLHAFDRVASGGHVVALVNSETVLNPFTEKRQLLQALLADHGSVEHLGAAFEDAERKTSVEVSLIRLQKPQGTDRLAFDFTRHSGPTPDLSEDNLKDQVALNDVIGDMIHRQQLLREAFVGFTRARAALEFYQHGVIRRGQGVNVHKLAGDAIEFGGANLRSQYNYFSEELGQHAWSEVMDKLNIQKYMTHQVRQDFARYSRSCGYLDFTKENVAQLVTMVFENKDTILQNAVVAVFDLFTSYYKENRCYVEGWKTNDRYKVNRKLILPRWVRWSDWDKPDQLKRYGSYFRLDFGVSSQYRDIDRVMCYLSGTTYEKCHTIEQALTTHFNHLGKVYPGETFTDTLQSEFFEIRFFKKGTLHLTFRDTRLHQEFNLRACAGKLWLPEPEMKAYQQRQRGPFDPEPAAEPLPERRQLVASTTEPGTGAGGLQFSLFGDQPMAQAA; this is encoded by the coding sequence ATGCTGAACAACGAGTTTTTCCCGACCCCTGAACGCGTTATTCGCCAGATGCTTTCGCCCTGGCTGGGCGCCGTCGCACACTGCCGGGACCGGGCAAAGTTGAGCGAGCTAACCATTCTGGAGCCCAGCGCCGGCAGCGGGGCCATTGTGGATTATATCGTGCGCCACATTGATAACGTCGAGCGCGGTTGCTACGGCCGCGACAAGAGCCGCAACATCTACACCTGCGAGCTGGACCCGGATTTGAAGGCCACGCTCGACGGCAAGGGCTATAAGGTGCTGGCGCATGACTTCCTGACCTACGAGGGCGACCACCAGTTTGATTTAATTATCCTGAACCCGCCGTTTTCGCGCGGCTGTGAGCATGTGCTGCACGCTTTTGACCGGGTGGCCAGCGGGGGCCACGTAGTGGCGCTCGTTAACAGTGAAACGGTGCTCAACCCCTTTACCGAAAAGCGCCAGCTCTTACAAGCCCTGCTGGCCGACCACGGCAGCGTGGAGCACCTGGGCGCCGCCTTCGAGGACGCCGAGCGCAAAACCAGCGTGGAGGTTTCCCTTATCCGTCTGCAAAAGCCCCAGGGCACCGACCGCTTAGCCTTCGACTTTACCCGGCACAGTGGCCCCACTCCGGACCTGAGCGAGGACAATCTAAAAGACCAGGTAGCCCTAAACGACGTGATAGGCGATATGATACATCGCCAGCAGCTGCTACGGGAGGCGTTTGTGGGCTTCACCCGCGCCCGTGCGGCGCTAGAGTTTTACCAGCACGGCGTTATCCGGCGCGGCCAGGGCGTGAACGTGCACAAGCTCGCCGGCGACGCGATAGAGTTTGGCGGGGCTAACCTGCGCAGCCAGTACAATTACTTCAGCGAAGAGCTGGGGCAGCACGCCTGGAGCGAAGTAATGGACAAGCTAAATATTCAGAAGTACATGACGCACCAAGTGCGCCAGGACTTCGCGCGCTATAGTCGTTCGTGCGGCTACCTCGACTTCACCAAAGAGAACGTGGCGCAGCTCGTTACAATGGTATTTGAGAATAAGGATACTATTTTGCAAAATGCCGTGGTGGCCGTGTTCGACCTCTTTACTTCCTACTACAAGGAAAACCGCTGCTACGTGGAGGGGTGGAAAACCAACGACCGCTATAAAGTCAACCGTAAACTGATTCTGCCCCGCTGGGTCCGCTGGAGTGACTGGGATAAGCCTGACCAGCTCAAGCGCTACGGCAGCTACTTCCGCTTAGACTTTGGCGTATCAAGTCAATATAGGGACATAGACCGCGTAATGTGCTATCTTTCCGGCACTACCTACGAAAAGTGCCACACGATAGAGCAGGCGCTGACTACCCATTTTAACCACCTCGGCAAGGTCTATCCCGGCGAAACCTTCACCGACACGCTGCAAAGCGAGTTTTTCGAGATTCGCTTTTTTAAGAAAGGGACGTTGCATTTGACGTTCCGCGATACTCGGCTGCACCAAGAATTCAACCTCCGCGCCTGTGCCGGTAAGCTCTGGCTACCGGAGCCGGAAATGAAAGCTTATCAGCAGCGCCAGCGGGGCCCGTTTGACCCGGAGCCCGCCGCCGAGCCCCTGCCCGAGCGCCGGCAGCTCGTAGCCAGTACCACGGAGCCCGGTACGGGGGCGGGCGGTTTGCAATTCTCCTTATTCGGGGACCAGCCAATGGCCCAGGCCGCCTAG
- the rseP gene encoding RIP metalloprotease RseP has translation MEIFAMIGQLVLAMSLLVGLHEFGHFAFAKLFKIRVSKFYIFFDFLFPLPDKLKFSLFKKKVGETEYGIGWFPLGGYVAIHGMVDETQDAAALAGPPQPDEFRSKPAWQRLLVMLGGILLNVATGIVVFSVMTYRLGTDYLPAAAVRYGIAANGLGRSVGFRNGDRIVQINGRPVVEFNDVYDPDLLLNPATCFTVERQGHLLALPPLGRGFFECYSKQGDDSAFVSPRSPFSVAEVVPGFPADQAGLQAGDRILRVAGQPIRFFDELTTTLARHRKEALPFVVQRGVLTLHQTITVNADGKIGVKQQSDLAHGTRYFTPAQALSHGLERAGTVARLQAKALGKMVTGQLSAADNLSGPVEIAQQFGGHWDWNHFWGLVGLLSMVLAFMNLLPIPALDGGHVMFLLYEMLTGRKPSERVLDKAQRVGTMLLMLLMVYVLVVKQVLKLTS, from the coding sequence GTGGAAATTTTTGCCATGATTGGCCAGCTCGTGCTGGCCATGTCGCTACTCGTCGGCCTGCACGAGTTCGGCCACTTCGCCTTCGCCAAGCTCTTCAAGATTAGAGTCAGCAAGTTTTATATCTTCTTCGACTTCCTGTTTCCGCTACCGGACAAGCTCAAATTCAGCCTATTCAAAAAGAAGGTAGGCGAGACAGAGTATGGCATCGGCTGGTTTCCGCTCGGCGGCTACGTGGCCATTCACGGCATGGTCGATGAAACCCAGGACGCCGCCGCGCTGGCCGGCCCGCCGCAGCCCGACGAGTTTCGCAGCAAGCCCGCCTGGCAGCGCCTGCTGGTGATGCTCGGCGGCATCCTACTGAACGTGGCCACCGGCATCGTGGTGTTCTCGGTGATGACCTACCGGCTGGGCACCGATTACCTGCCGGCCGCGGCCGTGCGCTATGGTATTGCGGCCAACGGCCTCGGCCGCAGCGTGGGCTTTCGCAACGGGGACCGGATAGTGCAAATCAATGGGCGGCCAGTAGTCGAGTTCAATGACGTGTACGACCCCGACCTACTGCTCAACCCGGCCACTTGCTTCACCGTCGAGCGGCAAGGGCACCTGCTGGCGCTGCCGCCCCTGGGGCGCGGGTTTTTTGAGTGCTACAGTAAGCAGGGGGACGATAGCGCATTCGTTTCGCCGCGCTCCCCCTTCTCGGTGGCGGAGGTCGTGCCCGGCTTTCCGGCCGACCAAGCCGGCCTGCAAGCCGGCGACCGCATCCTGCGCGTGGCTGGCCAGCCCATCCGTTTCTTCGATGAGCTCACGACTACCCTGGCCCGGCATCGGAAGGAGGCGCTGCCCTTCGTGGTGCAGCGCGGGGTGCTGACGCTGCACCAGACTATTACCGTTAATGCCGATGGAAAAATCGGGGTCAAGCAGCAAAGCGACCTGGCGCACGGTACGCGCTACTTCACACCGGCGCAAGCGCTGAGCCACGGCCTGGAGCGCGCCGGCACGGTCGCCCGCCTGCAAGCCAAGGCGCTCGGGAAGATGGTCACCGGCCAGCTTTCGGCGGCCGACAATTTGAGCGGCCCGGTGGAGATTGCCCAGCAGTTTGGCGGGCACTGGGACTGGAACCACTTCTGGGGCCTGGTGGGCTTGCTGAGCATGGTGCTGGCTTTTATGAACCTGCTACCCATTCCGGCCCTCGACGGGGGCCACGTTATGTTTCTGCTCTACGAAATGCTGACCGGGCGCAAGCCGTCGGAGCGGGTACTCGATAAAGCGCAGCGCGTTGGCACGATGCTGCTCATGCTCTTGATGGTGTACGTGCTAGTGGTAAAGCAGGTGCTTAAACTCACTTCTTAA